In Janibacter cremeus, a genomic segment contains:
- a CDS encoding AarF/UbiB family protein, which translates to MSEIPRGAAGRAARLASLPLGHAGRSARGLGRRLGGTPADVVNEDIQRRTAEQLFAVLGSLKGGAMKVGQALSVLEAALPEEYVEPYREMLVRLQDAAPPMPIEEVHSVLVRDLGPGWRERLEIEDRPVAAASIGQVHRGVTADGQVIAVKVQYPGADKALRSDLHQIARLARVATTWMPAMDIKPVTDELLAAADEELDYGLEAANQRAFAAAYRDDPEMAVPDVVLQSRHVLVSEWLEGAPLSQVIREGDQDVRDRIGQLYLDFLLSGPERVGLLHSDPHPGNFRLTPDGRLGVIDYGAVTRLPEGFPPMIGTLVRKALAGDAQGIVEGLRAEGFIRPRVKVDAEDILAYILPVIEPLRTPTHSFTREWLRSATTGLTDLRAPEFSTGLQLNLPREYAMIHRVFIGSTGVLAQLGATIPARGSMERYLPGFAEE; encoded by the coding sequence GTGAGCGAGATCCCCCGAGGAGCCGCCGGCCGGGCCGCGCGGCTCGCATCACTGCCGCTCGGCCACGCCGGGCGCAGCGCCCGAGGGCTGGGCCGACGTCTGGGCGGGACACCCGCGGACGTGGTCAACGAGGACATCCAGCGACGCACGGCCGAGCAGCTTTTCGCCGTGCTCGGCTCCCTCAAGGGCGGCGCGATGAAGGTCGGGCAGGCCCTCTCCGTCCTCGAGGCCGCCCTGCCCGAGGAGTACGTCGAGCCCTACCGCGAGATGCTCGTGCGGCTGCAGGACGCAGCGCCACCGATGCCCATCGAGGAGGTCCACTCCGTCCTCGTCCGCGACCTCGGCCCCGGCTGGCGCGAGCGGCTGGAGATCGAGGACCGTCCCGTCGCGGCCGCATCGATCGGCCAGGTGCACCGCGGTGTCACCGCCGACGGTCAGGTCATCGCCGTGAAGGTCCAGTACCCCGGGGCCGACAAGGCCCTGCGCAGCGACCTGCACCAGATCGCCCGGCTGGCACGCGTTGCCACGACGTGGATGCCCGCGATGGACATCAAGCCGGTGACCGACGAGCTGCTCGCCGCCGCGGACGAGGAGCTCGACTACGGCCTCGAGGCCGCCAATCAGCGCGCCTTCGCTGCCGCCTATCGCGACGACCCGGAGATGGCCGTCCCCGACGTCGTCCTGCAGAGCCGACACGTCCTCGTCAGCGAGTGGCTCGAGGGCGCACCGCTGAGCCAGGTCATCCGCGAGGGGGACCAGGACGTGCGCGACCGGATCGGCCAGCTGTACCTGGACTTCCTGCTCTCCGGGCCAGAGCGGGTGGGCCTGCTCCACTCCGACCCGCACCCGGGCAACTTCCGCCTCACCCCCGACGGGCGGCTCGGCGTCATCGACTACGGGGCAGTCACCCGGTTGCCCGAGGGATTCCCGCCCATGATCGGCACCTTGGTGCGCAAGGCACTGGCCGGCGATGCCCAAGGCATCGTGGAGGGTCTACGCGCCGAGGGCTTCATCCGCCCGCGGGTCAAGGTCGACGCCGAGGACATACTCGCCTACATCCTGCCGGTGATCGAGCCGCTGCGGACGCCGACGCACTCCTTCACCCGCGAGTGGCTGCGCTCGGCCACCACGGGCCTGACCGACCTGAGGGCACCGGAGTTCTCGACCGGTCTGCAGCTGAACCTGCCCCGCGAGTACGCGATGATCCACCGCGTCTTCATCGGCTCCACCGGAGTGCTCGCCCAGCTCGGTGCGACCATCCCGGCCCGTGGCTCGATGGAGCGCTACCTGCCCGGCTTCGCCGAGGAGTAA
- a CDS encoding HhH-GPD-type base excision DNA repair protein, with amino-acid sequence MSPQLRIAQDEAADELLSSDPFAVVVGMLLDQQFPMERAFAGPAKVKERFGTLDPGEIAAAEPEAFADLCATPPAVHRYGRSMAGRIQAVAAVVRDEYDGDVTAIWTTAADTKELLKRLKALPGFGDQKARIFAALLGKQLGVRPEGWREAIGPYAQEGSRRSVADVTDEGSLQEVRDFKKAAKAQAKAAKA; translated from the coding sequence ATGTCTCCCCAGCTGCGCATAGCCCAGGACGAGGCCGCCGACGAGCTGCTGTCGTCCGACCCCTTCGCCGTGGTCGTCGGGATGCTCCTCGACCAGCAGTTCCCGATGGAGCGGGCCTTCGCCGGCCCGGCCAAGGTCAAGGAGCGTTTCGGCACGCTCGACCCGGGTGAGATCGCCGCGGCCGAGCCCGAGGCCTTCGCCGACCTGTGCGCGACGCCGCCGGCCGTGCACCGTTACGGCCGCTCGATGGCCGGGCGCATCCAGGCCGTCGCCGCCGTCGTGCGCGACGAGTACGACGGGGACGTCACCGCGATCTGGACCACCGCCGCGGACACGAAGGAGCTGCTCAAGCGTCTGAAGGCGCTTCCGGGCTTCGGCGACCAGAAGGCGCGCATCTTCGCCGCCCTGCTCGGCAAGCAGCTCGGCGTGCGCCCCGAGGGCTGGCGTGAGGCGATCGGTCCCTACGCGCAGGAGGGCTCACGTCGCTCCGTCGCCGACGTCACCGACGAGGGCTCGCTGCAGGAGGTCCGGGACTTCAAGAAGGCCGCGAAGGCGCAGGCCAAGGCGGCCAAGGCCTGA
- a CDS encoding LamB/YcsF family protein gives MTVQIDLNADLGEGFGRWPLGDDDALLGIVTSANVACGFHAGDPSVLRRVCDRAAENGVAIGAQVGYRDLAGFGRRFIDVAPDELTQDVIYQIGALEAFARVAGTRVRYVKPHGALYHALFHHEEQAAAVVAAVHAYDPTLPVLGLPGSLWLRRAGEAGLATVKEAFVDRNYTPEGTLVPRGESDATLTDPEAIARRCVGIATTGRLEAVDGTEVTTGADSLCVHGDTDGAVQVARAVRAALDEGGITVRAFTHEGPPR, from the coding sequence ATGACCGTGCAGATCGACCTCAACGCCGATCTCGGCGAGGGATTCGGCCGGTGGCCCCTGGGTGACGACGACGCCCTGCTGGGGATCGTCACCAGCGCCAACGTGGCGTGCGGCTTCCACGCCGGCGACCCGAGCGTGCTGCGCCGGGTCTGCGACCGCGCCGCGGAGAACGGTGTGGCCATCGGCGCCCAGGTCGGCTACCGGGACCTGGCCGGCTTCGGTCGGCGCTTCATCGACGTCGCCCCCGATGAGCTGACCCAGGACGTGATCTACCAGATCGGTGCGCTGGAAGCCTTCGCCCGGGTGGCCGGCACGAGGGTGCGCTACGTCAAGCCACACGGCGCGCTGTACCATGCGCTCTTCCACCACGAGGAGCAGGCGGCGGCGGTCGTCGCTGCGGTGCACGCCTACGACCCGACGCTGCCGGTCCTGGGACTACCCGGCTCCCTGTGGCTGCGACGGGCCGGCGAGGCGGGCCTGGCGACGGTCAAGGAGGCCTTCGTCGACCGCAACTACACCCCCGAGGGCACGCTGGTCCCGCGGGGCGAGTCGGATGCCACGCTGACGGACCCGGAGGCGATCGCCCGGCGCTGTGTCGGCATCGCCACGACCGGTCGACTCGAAGCCGTCGACGGTACCGAGGTGACCACCGGGGCGGACTCCCTGTGCGTCCACGGTGACACCGACGGCGCGGTCCAGGTCGCCCGCGCGGTGCGAGCTGCCCTCGACGAGGGCGGCATCACGGTCCGGGCGTTCACGCACGAGGGACCGCCCCGGTGA
- a CDS encoding carboxyltransferase domain-containing protein, producing the protein MRLLPCGDVGLLVELTDLDEVLAMHAELDRAPPEGVVDMVPAARTLLLTIDPSVTTATSVAEVVRGTTLRPGARRHTGDIEVPVTYDGPDLAEVASLTGMSEREVITAHTEQEWTVAFCGFAPGFGYMVRPDERLNVPRRTDPRTKVPPGSVALAGGFSSVYPRESPGGWQLIGRTDVVPWDLTRDPPALFSPGVRVRFVAL; encoded by the coding sequence GTGAGGCTCCTGCCCTGCGGCGACGTCGGCCTGCTCGTCGAGCTGACCGACCTCGACGAGGTGCTCGCGATGCACGCCGAGCTCGACCGGGCTCCGCCCGAGGGCGTCGTCGACATGGTCCCGGCGGCACGCACGCTGCTGCTGACCATCGACCCGAGCGTCACCACGGCCACGTCCGTGGCCGAGGTCGTGCGCGGCACCACCCTGCGCCCCGGCGCGCGCCGCCACACCGGCGACATCGAGGTGCCGGTCACCTACGACGGACCCGATCTGGCCGAGGTCGCCTCCCTGACCGGGATGAGCGAGCGCGAGGTCATCACGGCCCACACCGAGCAGGAGTGGACGGTCGCCTTCTGCGGCTTCGCGCCGGGCTTCGGCTACATGGTCCGCCCCGACGAACGGCTCAACGTCCCCCGGCGCACGGACCCGCGCACCAAGGTCCCGCCGGGCTCGGTCGCGCTCGCCGGTGGTTTCAGCAGCGTCTACCCGCGCGAGTCCCCCGGCGGCTGGCAGTTGATCGGCCGCACGGACGTCGTCCCGTGGGACCTCACCCGTGACCCGCCCGCCCTTTTCTCCCCGGGGGTCCGGGTGCGATTCGTGGCGCTCTGA
- a CDS encoding biotin-dependent carboxyltransferase family protein, with translation MGRLEVLATGALATIQDEGRPGLAGLGVGVSGAADLRSLRLANRLIGNEPGAAAIEATFGGLALRALADVDIALTGAPTPATVDGVPVGINAPVHVPAGAEVWLSPPSSGVRTYVAVRGGIDVPAALGSRATDVMSGIGPDVLAPGTVLAVGPWSTDWPGVDVAAVATPTGGDLDLRVVPGPRHDWFVAEALEVLTGSHYEVSADSNRVGMRLAGPVLQRSRDDELPSEGVVRGSLQVPPTGQPTLFLADHPVTGGYPVIGVVLSADVDLAAQARPGQRLRLTLDSGPRHPLGQR, from the coding sequence ATGGGCCGGCTGGAAGTCCTCGCGACCGGGGCCCTCGCCACCATCCAGGACGAAGGGCGGCCCGGCCTGGCCGGTCTCGGCGTCGGCGTGAGCGGCGCAGCCGACCTGCGCAGCCTGCGACTGGCCAACCGACTCATCGGCAACGAGCCGGGCGCCGCCGCGATCGAAGCGACCTTCGGCGGGCTCGCCCTGCGTGCCCTGGCCGACGTCGACATCGCCCTGACCGGTGCCCCGACCCCGGCGACGGTCGACGGCGTGCCCGTCGGGATCAACGCTCCCGTCCACGTCCCGGCCGGTGCCGAGGTGTGGCTGTCACCCCCTTCGTCAGGGGTGCGCACCTACGTCGCCGTACGCGGCGGGATCGACGTGCCCGCCGCGCTCGGCTCGCGGGCGACCGACGTCATGTCCGGCATCGGCCCCGACGTCCTGGCACCCGGCACGGTGCTGGCGGTCGGGCCCTGGTCGACCGACTGGCCGGGTGTCGACGTGGCGGCGGTGGCGACCCCGACCGGTGGCGACCTCGACCTGCGCGTCGTCCCCGGGCCGCGCCACGACTGGTTCGTCGCCGAGGCGCTGGAGGTACTCACCGGCAGTCACTACGAGGTGAGCGCCGACAGCAACCGCGTGGGTATGCGGCTGGCCGGGCCTGTGCTGCAGCGCTCCCGCGACGATGAGCTGCCGAGCGAAGGTGTCGTCCGCGGCTCGCTGCAGGTACCGCCGACCGGGCAGCCGACCCTCTTCCTGGCCGACCACCCGGTCACCGGCGGCTACCCCGTCATCGGTGTCGTGCTGTCCGCGGACGTCGACCTCGCCGCGCAGGCCCGACCGGGGCAGCGGCTGCGGTTGACGCTCGACTCCGGCCCTCGTCACCCCCTGGGACAACGGTAG
- a CDS encoding WhiB family transcriptional regulator codes for MTTRATPTTPCMAEEPEIWFAETPAGVEYAKELCGDCPFRSICLEGALERREPWGVWGGELFDAGRVIPRKRPRGRPRKHPIPA; via the coding sequence ACCGACGACCCCGTGTATGGCCGAAGAGCCCGAGATCTGGTTCGCCGAGACCCCCGCAGGCGTCGAGTACGCCAAGGAGCTCTGCGGAGACTGCCCCTTCCGCTCCATCTGCCTCGAAGGCGCTCTCGAGCGTCGCGAGCCGTGGGGTGTCTGGGGCGGCGAGCTCTTCGACGCCGGCCGCGTCATCCCGCGCAAGCGGCCGCGCGGCCGTCCCCGCAAGCACCCGATCCCCGCCTGA